A section of the Rhizobium sp. BG4 genome encodes:
- a CDS encoding helix-turn-helix transcriptional regulator, translating into MGQGAKETILTPALCRAARGLLDWTQSDLADKAAVSRSTIRDYEGRHHEIHRATEAQLRLAFEEGGVRFVDVEGAGTGLCLPPQAPA; encoded by the coding sequence ATGGGTCAAGGCGCTAAAGAAACAATTCTGACGCCTGCTTTATGCCGCGCTGCCCGAGGTTTGCTCGATTGGACGCAGAGCGACCTTGCCGACAAGGCCGCCGTCTCACGCAGTACGATACGCGACTATGAAGGCCGGCACCACGAAATCCACCGTGCGACCGAGGCACAGCTGCGCCTCGCCTTCGAGGAAGGCGGCGTGAGATTCGTCGATGTGGAAGGCGCGGGGACCGGTCTCTGCCTGCCCCCGCAAGCGCCTGCCTAG
- the ybaL gene encoding YbaL family putative K(+) efflux transporter yields MPHDTPLISTIVGGLVLAFIFGAIANRLKLPPLVGYLLAGILVGPHTPGYVADQNLAPELAEIGVILLMFGVGLHFSLKDLLSVRGIAVPGAIVQIGFATLLGWGLGWLMGWPTGGSLVFGLALSVASTVVLLKALQERRLVETERGKIAVGWLIVEDLAMVLALVLIPAAASIGGGEHATVEPLSAGLNRLLGLDLGIGGIIGMTLVKVALFVALMLIFGRKLIPWTMHRIAHTGSRELFRLGVLAIALGVAFGASKMFGVSLALGAFFAGMVLAESELSHRAAQESLPLRDAFAVLFFVSVGMLFDPNILIEKPLPVLATVFIIVIGKSVAALLIVLLFRKSVGTALTISASLGQIGEFSFILAALGVDLGLLPEEGRDLILAGAIISIILNPALFYLCDRIKPLLERPKREEPAAEESQESAPVEPIQPEEDDIQPTSLSGHVILVGHGRVGSIVGQNLKSSGTPFLVIEDSEKRIEELSAQGVETVLGNAAAREVLDLANLNGARSLVIAIPNAFEACHVAELGRTVNPSILIVARAHSDAEVEELKQYGADTVIMGEREIAMGMVDRLAQVHHDRPAYEDGPETDTIPPAATEPPEKE; encoded by the coding sequence ATGCCGCACGACACACCTTTGATTTCGACAATCGTCGGAGGTCTCGTGCTGGCGTTTATCTTCGGCGCCATCGCCAATAGGCTGAAGCTGCCGCCGCTGGTGGGCTATCTGCTCGCCGGTATTCTCGTCGGGCCACATACGCCCGGCTACGTCGCTGACCAGAATCTCGCTCCCGAACTCGCCGAAATCGGCGTCATCCTGCTGATGTTCGGCGTCGGCCTGCATTTTTCTCTCAAGGATCTCCTTTCCGTCCGCGGCATCGCGGTGCCCGGCGCGATCGTGCAGATCGGCTTTGCGACGTTGCTTGGCTGGGGTCTCGGCTGGCTGATGGGCTGGCCGACGGGCGGCAGCCTGGTCTTCGGCCTTGCGCTGTCGGTCGCCTCGACCGTCGTGCTTCTGAAGGCCTTGCAGGAGCGGCGCCTCGTCGAGACGGAGCGCGGCAAGATCGCCGTCGGCTGGCTGATCGTCGAAGACCTTGCCATGGTTCTGGCACTCGTTCTGATCCCGGCGGCTGCCAGCATCGGCGGTGGCGAGCATGCGACGGTCGAGCCGCTCTCGGCTGGTCTGAACCGCCTGCTCGGCCTCGACCTCGGCATCGGCGGCATCATCGGCATGACGCTGGTCAAGGTGGCGCTGTTCGTGGCGCTGATGCTGATCTTCGGCCGCAAGTTGATCCCCTGGACGATGCATCGCATCGCCCATACCGGTTCTCGCGAACTCTTCCGCCTCGGCGTCCTCGCCATCGCGCTCGGCGTTGCCTTCGGCGCCTCGAAGATGTTCGGCGTCTCGCTGGCGCTCGGTGCCTTCTTCGCCGGCATGGTTCTCGCCGAAAGCGAGCTCAGCCACCGCGCCGCGCAGGAAAGCCTGCCGCTGCGCGATGCCTTCGCGGTTCTCTTCTTCGTTTCGGTCGGCATGCTGTTCGACCCGAACATTCTGATCGAGAAGCCGCTGCCGGTTCTCGCCACCGTCTTCATCATCGTCATCGGCAAGTCGGTCGCCGCCTTGCTGATCGTGCTGCTGTTCAGGAAATCGGTGGGCACGGCGCTGACGATTTCGGCGAGCCTTGGTCAGATCGGCGAATTCTCCTTCATCCTCGCGGCGCTTGGCGTCGATCTCGGCCTGTTGCCGGAAGAAGGACGCGATCTCATCCTCGCCGGTGCGATCATCTCGATCATTCTCAACCCGGCGCTGTTTTATCTCTGCGATCGCATCAAGCCCCTCCTGGAGCGCCCGAAGCGCGAGGAGCCAGCGGCAGAGGAGTCCCAGGAGTCCGCCCCCGTCGAGCCTATCCAGCCGGAGGAGGACGACATCCAGCCGACGTCCCTGTCCGGCCATGTGATCCTCGTCGGCCATGGCCGCGTGGGCAGCATCGTCGGACAGAACCTGAAATCGTCTGGCACCCCGTTCCTGGTCATCGAAGATTCCGAAAAGCGCATCGAAGAGCTCTCGGCCCAGGGCGTCGAGACGGTGCTCGGCAACGCAGCAGCGCGAGAGGTGCTGGATCTCGCCAATCTCAACGGCGCCCGCAGCCTGGTCATCGCCATTCCGAATGCCTTTGAGGCGTGCCACGTGGCGGAGCTCGGCCGTACGGTCAACCCCTCGATTCTGATCGTCGCGCGGGCGCATTCGGATGCCGAGGTGGAAGAACTCAAGCAATATGGCGCCGATACCGTGATCATGGGCGAGCGAGAAATCGCCATGGGGATGGTTGACCGGCTCGCTCAAGTGCATCATGACAGACCAGCCTATGAAGATGGGCCGGAGACTGATACAATTCCGCCCGCGGCCACAGAGCCGCCGGAGAAAGAATGA